atctgtttttggagtcccctgttctgaatttagaaaatcattaaaaattgtacaaaaatggttatgggttatagtttatatgtatagattccttattgagtctattttctttagaaacaaggaagaacttcatatgaaaatcctacagtgagaaaacttatttttagtgacaagaggtcaggacagttgattggtgaaacaggggaaactttatgtaacaccccaacccgtatccgtcgccggaattgggttacggagcattaccggacatatcggATAACTTATCACTagttcacaaataaataacatacatagcatactttaattaatacattacctaaatacatgccacaatatcaaaagaaaggcacatcactaaaatttatctGAGGTCGGGATTGCTCTGGATGCTGGACCGGACACTGGCTTTctactaacctgcgcacggagacaaccgtacgctgagtataggAATACTCaatggtattaccataattcaaattaataacaataagcaatattattcatacattatttcactatctaaatttttattggatttttcaacaacaattataataactaattttataaaattttattcaaattaactcATACACTAtttcttaattcaatttataccattaatctttcaataagcatttaatacattaaatcaacttgtttcaacaataataataataataattatcttttaattcaattcgttcatttataatcaatttacacttataatcttttaacactcaatttattcattaaatccataaataaatttcaataacttgtattcaattaaattcacatattatttcactatttcaaatcattttattttcacttctcatttctcaacaatagctattttaatttgcttttcTTCACTTAGATTTTTACATTATCTCATACTACCAAAACCACTTCATGAACTATATCATTATCTATTTCTTGAACCCAtggttcatacatttcattttcatatatcaatttaatatctcatttcgattcatattcaagatcattcaataaaatttatattatcaaaatatttcatttacccctattaacttgactcggactctgacagatacgcggattccacccaaacacaccaaaatatccaaccaaaacacacccgaaataaatataaatcctccataacacaccaatatatcatatccttccaaacacaccaataaggcattaaatgcctctttggataaaccgaagcatataataacataatctTCTTCTCGGCCGAACTACAAATCTCCtcatcacatcacaaatcctatggcatgccatttgtatccaatctagtccgataagttaatagggtattcgaatcacatttcaattcaatcactttctcatactttcaattccaatttaatcacaatttaattcaatacatTTTTCACCTTCCAATCAGTATACCATCAATTGCTCATACATATTCatacttcattttaatttcattcaattcacatacaattcaatatcatttaattcaatatcgatattcaccttatttttatttactaaacatattattcaaatttcaacaattgctattaataaattcaatatcaatatttatttatcattcaattcaatcatgatacttacttcaatttgcttatcatgtatattaatttaaatatgactCCTTTGAGCCCAGGTGTATGACTCCTTTGAGGTAGAATGATGAGAGATCTATCAGGATGCTATTTCAAAAGAAGTCAATACGGAATCAATGATGCCTTTGACGTTGACATGTGTTCGTTTAGTGAAAggataatacattaaaaaaaattaaaagctaatacaaaaattgaaaaagttaaGAATGGCTTAAATTATCACAAATCTCAAAATATGTGTAGTACcaaaatttgacattattgATAATATCTAATTACCCGCCCAAAGTAATTTCTTGATGAGAATGTGagtctaaaatgtaaaattagcACAAGTAGcgaaagaaaaatatcaaatattttctacacatgtatttaatgtatatttgaatttggatgttaatttttcagaataaataaataaatatacccATTCTAGATTAATTCTGTGTAATAGTTGGGGAATAAAGGGGCAAAAGCAATGGTCCAAAGATGCGGAATTTAGTTATTAGTCAGAGATATATGATAACTCACTACAACAATTAATGTCTTTTTTTAGggttattttgttgttaaaacatAAATGGAGATCAGATAAGTATGTCCCTTTCAATTGGATTCTATTAACCCAAACCATATTTCTTAAGAATATCttctttttaattgattttgagttaaaaaaagaaGCAACAGGCTAACCTGGAATCTGAATCTCACATATTGGGCAGCAGCATGATAATGGTAAATTAAGCATATCTAGGTGGGGGTGGAGAGAACTTGAAACAGTTCTCacattttgatataaataagatttaaaataaaaactactcCTATTAAACACATATCTACATCTGATACTCACTGAAAAACAGGACACAATCATATAAAACGAGTAAAAATGAAcactaattatatataaaccATGAGAATCAAGTGTTAGAAGTGTttgtaaatgaattaaaattgttGACGTCCATCAATAAGTGGGTTGCAAGGCAAGAAGAAATAGGGGTAGACCGAGAGGGCGCCGGACTGAATTCTTCCGCCACTTTTTGATCCTTAGGAAAACGAACATTGGCGCAATCTAATTTTACGGTATTCATATTTATAGgttgtaatcactgaattttgtccgggaATAACTTtcgttaaaaaaaaatttaaaattaatttttttttaattttttgcattttgacccctaaacttctctaaaatttcattttgacccctaaactttctcaaaattacagttaaacccctaaaatttttaaattacattttgacccctaaacttttaaaaattacattttaactccTAAACTTTCTTAAAATTACGTTTTGACCCCAAAAGTTTTGCTGCCATTACATTTTGGTCCCTCTGGCAGCCACAGGTGGCGGCCGGCCTAGCCCTCCCTAGCCCACCTGCAACCtgcaaaaaaagaagagaacatcaaaataaaatgggttttaaaacccccaaagcaaagaagaaaagggGGGGaagaaaagcaagaaaaaaaaaagcaaaaatttttgagagaaaaatcaaaaaaaaaataacagcACACCGCCGGCCATAGCACCAGCGCCACCGTGCCCACCGCCGCAGCACCCCCATCGCCGACACCTAGCAAAGCAAACaacaaccaagaagcaaaaataaaaagagcaaGAAGCaagcaacaaacaaaaataaaagagaaaaaagaagaaaagaagggaaGAGGAGACCACCGTGTGCGCCACCGCCGGCCGTCGCTGGGCAGCAGGTCACCGTCGGCAAAAGCAGAGGAAGAGGAGGGCTGAtcggaaaagaaagaaagaaagaaaaagagaagaaagaaagaaagaagaaagaagaaagaagagagaagaggggaaaaaaaagaattaacaGTCGGGTCAAACCGACCCGACCCAGATCTGACACGACCCGATCCGGAGACCCGACCCAGCGAGCCCATTAGTCAAGCCCAAAGCAgcgaaaaaaaaacaaaaaacaaagcagaaaaaaaaaagaaaaagcagcAAAAAAATAGCAGGCCCATTTCTCTAGCAGGCCAGCCAGCAGGCCCAGATTCGGCAGCAGCCCAGCAGGCCCAGAAAGCCCAAGTTCAACAGGCCAGCCCagcaaaaaaaagagaaaaaaagaaaaagaaggaaaaagggGAAAAGGCCCAAAATTCAAGCCCATAACTTTGGGCTTTTGGTAATTTCtttaaatccattttaattttgtctatttatttaaatattgctccattttaattaaattagcattttaaaaataatttttgttaaaatattaatatgttaattgtattttcatgtttaaaataaataaaaaataaaaattattttacaggCAACGAACCGATTTAACATCAAGccgttgatttcatcgctatgttgggtgaatatcgatAGCTCGTATTAAATACGGGACGTCCttctaaaaatggaaaatattcaaaaattctcgttttttattaaaaaaagggtttcttgtgttttaatagaatcacgattaaatattaatttgaatcgTTTGACATTAAGTCGTCGATTTCATTGCCATGTCGGGGTGAATATCGTCGATTCGTGTTAAATATggcacaattttaaaaaaaatttgtcgtgtt
This sequence is a window from Gossypium raimondii isolate GPD5lz chromosome 5, ASM2569854v1, whole genome shotgun sequence. Protein-coding genes within it:
- the LOC105766004 gene encoding uncharacterized protein LOC105766004 isoform X1 — its product is MGSLGRVSGSGRVRSGSGRFDPTVNSFFSPLLSSFFFLLSFFLLFFFLSFFSDQPSSSSAFADGDLLPSDGRRWRTRWSPLPFFSSFFSFIFVCCLLLALFIFASWLLFALLGVGDGGAAAVGTVALVLWPAVAGGLGRARPAATCGCQRDQNVMAAKLLGSKRNFKKV
- the LOC105766004 gene encoding uncharacterized protein LOC105766004 isoform X2 produces the protein MGSLGRVSGSGRVRSGSGRFDPTVNSFFSPLLSSFFFLLSFFLLFFFLSFFSDQPSSSSAFADGDLLPSDGRRWRTRCRRWGCCGGGHGGAGAMAGGCRWAREG